DNA from Algisphaera agarilytica:
CGATCCATTTGATGTTGCAGCCGATCGACGGCCACTGCTGCTCGGGCATCGGCTTCCCAGCCAATAACGCGTCGAGCGCCGCCCGCATGTCTTCGCCGTTGGCGGCGCCGTTGCGGTCGTCGTAGTTGCCGCTGCTGATGCGGTACGGCCGGGTGCTGTCGAGCTGGCCGCGGTAGGCGAGCTTGTGCTCCGCATCGAACAGGAAGAAGTCCGGCGTACACGCCGCGGTGTACGCCTTGGCCACCGATTGGTCGGCGTCGTAGAGATACGGGAACGTGTACCCCCGCTTGGTCTTTTCCTCAGCCATCTTGTCCGGCGCGTCCGCGGGGTAGTTCGCCACGTCGTTGGATTGGACCGCCACGATGCCAACCTGGTCCCCGTAGTCCGCGGCGAGACGGGCGAGTTCGGGCGCAACGTGGATGACAAACGGGCAGTGGTTGCAGATGAACATCACCAGCAGCGGTTTACCGGTGTAGTGACCGAGCGAGACGGTGCTGCCGTCGGTGTCGGTCAGGGCGAAGTCCGGCGCGGGCGTGCCGAGGGCGAGCATGGTGGACGGGGTATGGGCCATGGGGTTCCTTCTCAAGTGCATGTGAGCGTGGCCACATCAATATAGACCGTTGAGATCGAACGATTCATCCTCGAGCTCGAGTGTCCCGCGGATGTCGGGGTCCAGAAGGGTCATATTCCAATCGTCGGGTTCATCGTTCGGGAAGTCTGCCATATCGTAGTCATCCCACCGGTCGAGTCCGCTGTCGTCTCGGCCGTTGCTGCCGAAGGAATACACCTTGAACCCCTGCTCGGTTCGGGTCACCGCCAGACGGTTGCCCCAATCGTCGATCGGCGGCAGGTCTGAGAGTTGGATCTGCTCGATCGACGTGGGCCAAGCCCCTTCCCGCAGGCGGTATCGCTCGGCCTCCAGGCCGTAGATGTGGCAATACAACGTGGTCCGCCCTTGACGAAGTGTCCTCAGGTTCGAGTCGACCGCCTTGGGCGTATAGAACTCGGTGTCGTCGACCTCATCAAGTAGGGCGGGGTCAACTTCGCCATCGTTTTCGACTTGCTCTAGCGCCTGAAGCATGTACTCGTATTCGCGAACCATCCGCAGCTGCATGCGGCCGGGGCAAATCCAATAGGACGCGAAACCGATCCGGTTGGCCCAGTCGTACCACCAGGCTTCGACGCGTTCGTAGGGCGTGCCGGTGAATTCTTCGTGGATCGTCTGGCGGACCTGCTCCCAGACATCGCTGATGTAAATGCCTTGGGCGAGCGTGTGGTTCAGGGCTTCGTCAGGGTCCAGCCATCGGGCGAGATCGCGTTGGGCTTCCCGCTTCATGATGTTGAGGGTGTCCCATCCATCGACGGCGGTTATGAGTTCGCATTGCATCCGAGCCAGGGCGTCATCCGGAAACTCTTGTCGGCTGAGCGAATCTTCCACCATGGAAAAACCCAGGGCGACGATCGAGAGGTCGACCAACGCCGACAGGAGGGTGTCGTCTTGCCGCAGGGATTTGGCTACCAACAACACGTCGCCGACCATCTCGGCCGCTTGCTCGGGTTTGTCTTGTTCAATCAGTAGCAGATGGCGGATCGATAACCACCGGGCTAAGTGCCTAGAGCCAGAGAGGACCTCCAGTTTCTGCTGCAGATCGAATTCTCTTTGGGGATCAAAGTCGAAGGATTCGTAGGCCCGGGCGGCCTTCATGGCTCGATAGCCGTCTCGACTCAACTCGACCATCTGGGTCAGGGTCTCGATTTGGTCGGCTTCGAGGGGGACGCCGAACTCTGGCCAGTCGGCCATGCCGAACACCGGCCAATCCTCATGCCGCGTCTCGCTAACAAACATCAAGATGGCGGCGGCCCGAAGGTGTCGGGCCCCGTTTTCCTCGGCAGGGATCGCCACGGGCTCGGGTGGGAATTCCCCTTGATCCACGACGGCCCGGACCGCGTCCTCGACCGCTCGCTGCCCTTGGTGGTTGGTCCAGCTGATCCAGCCCACGCCAAGGGGCAAGGCGACCAGCAGCAGCAGAGCAACGACCTTGATCCCCCGCCAAAGCCAGCGGAACGTCGTGCGTGTCAACCTGCGTCGGCGAGAAGGCTTGGGGGCGGCGGCTTTGGTGTTCGCGGAATCAGGCATGGTAGGATCACCCTACCATCTGCGATGGTGGCAGAGTTTGGGATATCGCCCCACATCTTCGCGTTTTTGAGTTGGGTTTGAACGGAGTTTGATCGTGCCCTCGATTTGGGAACCCCTATTCGGAATCATCGTGCTCTTGGCGTTGGCGATGACGCTGGGGTCGATTGCCGAACGGCTCAAGCAGTCGGCGATTGTGGGGTTCATGCTCGCGGGGCTTCTGCTGGGGCCGAACGTGCTGGGCCGGTTTGTGCAGTGGTTCCAAGAGAAGCAGAGCGACACCGTGATTACCGGGGCGGACGCGATCCCGCCGCAGGTCCCGGCGGTGCTGCGGGCGATGATCGACCCGGCCCAGATCACCGCCATCGCCGACCTGGGCGTGACACTGCTCATGTTCACGATCGGGCTGGAGTTTTCCTGGTCTCGGCTCAAACGGCTGGGGCTCAAAGCGATCGCCACCGGCGTGATGCAGATCGTCGTGACCATGGCCGCGACCACCGCGATCGTCATGCTCTTCAACCTGTCGTTCACCGCGGGCGTCGCGCTCGGCGGGATCTTTGCGCTCAGCTCCACCGGCGTGGTCATGCCCGCCCTGGCCCGGCGGAGCGAGGTCGACTCGGTCCACGGCCGATTCGCGCTGGGCATCCTCCTGGTTCAGGACATCGCGGTGATCCCGCTGGTCCTGATCATCGCGGCGCTCGGCGGGACGGGCACGGTCGGACAGGTGGTCTGGCACACGGTGGGCCAGTTCGGCATCGTGGCGGGGTTCATCGTCTGTTGTGTGGTCCTGGTGAAGTATGTCGTGCCGAGGGTCGTGGCGTTCAACGCGCCGACGGGCAACCGGGAAGTCACGGTGCTGTTTGCGATCGTGCTGTCACTGGGCGCGGCGTGGGGCGCGCACAAGCTGGGCCTGTCGCCGGCACTGGGCGCG
Protein-coding regions in this window:
- a CDS encoding thioredoxin family protein, which encodes MAHTPSTMLALGTPAPDFALTDTDGSTVSLGHYTGKPLLVMFICNHCPFVIHVAPELARLAADYGDQVGIVAVQSNDVANYPADAPDKMAEEKTKRGYTFPYLYDADQSVAKAYTAACTPDFFLFDAEHKLAYRGQLDSTRPYRISSGNYDDRNGAANGEDMRAALDALLAGKPMPEQQWPSIGCNIKWIAGNEPAYFG